Proteins co-encoded in one Telopea speciosissima isolate NSW1024214 ecotype Mountain lineage unplaced genomic scaffold, Tspe_v1 Tspe_v1.0072, whole genome shotgun sequence genomic window:
- the LOC122647542 gene encoding NAD(P)H-quinone oxidoreductase subunit K, chloroplastic-like: MGDEFRCIGSICIYRSFNFRAYPNCRFSLCMAKGGIGMVLAPEYSDNKKKKEEKNDIETVMNSIEFPLLDRTTQNSVISTTSNDLSNWSRLSSLWPLLYGTSCCFIEFASLIGSRFDFDRYGLVPRSSPRQADLILTAGTVTMKMAPSLVRLYEQMPEPKYVIAMGACTITGGMFSTDSYSTVRGVDKLIPVDVYLPGCPPKPEAVFDAITKLRKKVSREIYKDRIGPQQKNRSPGGPLASVYHLTRIQYGVDQPEEICIKVFASRRNPRIPSVFWIWKSADFQERESYDMLGISYDNHPRLKRILMPESWIGWPLRKDYIAPNFYEIQDAH; this comes from the exons ATGGGCGATGAGTTTCGATGTATTGGGTCTATCTGTATTTATAGAAGCTTTAATTTTCGTGCTTATCCTAATTGTAGGTTCAGTTTATGCATGGCGAAAGGGGGCATTGGAATGGTCTTAGCTCCTGAATATTcagataataaaaagaaaaaagaagaaaaaaatgacatTGAGACAGTTATGAATTCCATTGAGTTTCCGTTACTTGATCGGACAACCCAAAATTCAGTTATTTCAACTACATCGAATGATCTTTCAAATTGGTCAAGACTCTCCAGTTTATGGCCGCTTCTCTATGGTACCAGTTGTTGCTTTATTGAATTTGCTTCATTAATAGGCTCACGATTCGACTTTGATCGTTATGGACTGGTACCAAGATCGAGTCCTAGACAAGCGGATCTCATTTTAACAGCCGGCACGGTAACAATGAAAATGGCCCCTTCCTTAGTGAGATTATATGAGCAAATGCCTGAACCAAAATATGTCATTGCTATGGGAGCCTGTACTATTACGGGAGGGATGTTCAGTACCGATTCTTATAGTACTGTTCGGGGAGTCGATAAGCTAATTCCTGTGGATGTCTATTTGCCGGGCTGCCCACCTAAACCAGAAGCAGTTTTTGATGCTATAACAAAACTTCGTAAGAAGGTATCTCGAGAAATCTATAAAGATAGAATTGGGCCTCAACAGAAGAATCGAT CACCAGGCGGACCGTTAGCTAGTGTATATCATCTTACGAGAATACAGTATGGTGTGGATCAACCAGAAGAGATATGTATAAAAGTTTTTGCCTCAAGGAGGAATCCTAGAATTCCGTCTGTTTTCTGGATTTGGAAAAGTGCGGATTTTCAAGAACGGGAATCTTATGATATGTTGGGAATCTCTTATGATAATCATCCACGCCTGAAACGAATCTTGATGCCTGAAAGTTGGATAGGATGGCCCCTACGTAAGGATTATATTGCCCCCAATTTCTATGAAATACAAGACGCTCATTGA
- the LOC122647538 gene encoding 30S ribosomal protein S11, chloroplastic, translating into MVKPIPRIGSRKNGRIGSRKNGRRIPKGVIHVQASFNNTIVTVTDVGGRVVSWSSAGACGFKGTRRGTPFAAQTAAGKAIRTVVDQGMQRAEVMIKGPGLGRDAALRAIRRSGILLSFVRDVTPMPHNGCRPPKKRRV; encoded by the coding sequence ATGGTAAAACCTATACCAAGAATTGGTTCACGTAAGAATGGACGTATTGGTTCACGTAAGAATGGACGTAGAATACCAAAGGGAGTTATTCATGTTCAAGCAAGTTTCAACAATACCATTGTGACTGTTACAGATGTAGGAGGTCGAGTGGTTTCTTGGTCCTCCGCCGGTGCTTGTGGATTTAAGGGCACAAGAAGAGGAACACCTTTTGCTGCTCAAACCGCAGCAGGAAAAGCTATTCGTACAGTAGTGGATCAGGGTATGCAACGAGCAGAAGTCATGATAAAGGGTCCAGGTCTCGGAAGAGATGCAGCATTACGAGCCATTCGTAGAAGTGGTATACTATTAAGTTTCGTACGGGACGTAACCCCTATGCCACATAATGGGTGTAGACCTCCTAAAAAAAGACGTGTGTAA